The following proteins are co-located in the Solea solea chromosome 21, fSolSol10.1, whole genome shotgun sequence genome:
- the LOC131448214 gene encoding WD repeat-containing protein on Y chromosome, whose amino-acid sequence MASLRNKKNPWMLYETEVPHSRFCDPACGVSPAEKLSPEHLKLLRNAFTNPSKTAAQIHNNRSTKTRGGDEERGLKFEEFRDVLRTVIGPDVEDTWVQRFFWEVDISCTGQVRWKQLCSYLLLEYTEREHTSIPKAALRDLLPQIRHCSHNKRESTVRMVAVCHPPPLCYVSVSKGGQVTVWNSGLHVLRSIGLAGDPTEEVANTRRFRGWVTDAVYMRHVHKVAIATDCKDLHFVNVSTGSVFEDVHLFGFHCVPTALCYWHDVQYPERPPLLLLGDEKGGVHLMWFLNPSKGLFKNPSKKQNGPYRIYFPDLSEHSNTVSHRYVPNVHQEPINRLMFDPSSNVIMTSSESDSSSVVFFSVTSKREPYIWKINQGAKCFDYSASLQLLVTGGCDRAVRLWTRFVTTRPVATLLGHCTTILDVAIYQPVGQIFSYSRDAELRVWDISTHRCLKTVRLHFPCLQPGRIPEHGNFPFLLVSPPHPAETQPHLVVGCKDYLALFNLAQTRRGGGGGWLTNEDSEFGSECPNGAELSCALYNPTLRQVVTGHANSSVTLWDVETGRKWLQILNAHGEDELLCMTLDASHRRLITGAGNSTIKVWNLLNGLNLHKLEPVTNSEVTRLTCLHDNKLLAVGWSQRIVQYDIAAAKDLYVRADMSWKSGGVHTSDILAVGQCSALGVVATASHDGDVVIWRLETQGPVLHLQRDRETGVAPPVDNLLFLQHRARSRKLRNKGVLVSSQAGRLCFWSVTAQTRTYGQFYAPERPGARVLSLSSDQPKNTILVSGDSTGWLQVWDISDYALDMQQETVSERPPRLQRWRAHERGVVSVDVLEVDDRLFVLSASVDGSAGLWTKEGDHVGAFGQEVMWNIAVAAANRTETERKQREDTGGEGRRESDDATGPTDCHTSRGECSCEASPTGSAENDHEQPQQPMYLCEETPL is encoded by the exons ATGGCGTctttaagaaacaaaaaaaatccatggATGCTTTATGAAACAGAAGTGCCACACAGCAGGTTTTG TGACCCAGCCTGTGGAGTCAGTCCCGCAGAGAAACTGAGCCCCGAGCACCTGAAGCTTCTGAGAAACGCTTTCACCAACCCTTCAAAAACTGCagcacaaatacacaacaacagGAGCACAAAGAccagaggaggagacgaggagcGTGGACTGAAGTTTGAGGAGTTTCGAGACGTTCTGAGGACGGTGATTGGACCAGATGTTGAGGACACGTGGGTTCAGAGATTCTTCTGGGAG GTAGATATCAGCTGTACAGGACAGGTGAGGTGGAAGCAGCTGTGTTCGTACCTGCTCCTGgagtacacagagagagagcacaccTCCATCCCTAAGGCTGCTCTGCGTGACCTGCTGCCACAGATCAGACACTGCTCTCACAACAAG CGTGAGTCCACAGTTCGCATGGTTGCCGTTTGtcatcctcctccactctgCTATGTGAGTGTCAGTAAAGGGGGTCAGGTCACTGTCTGGAACAGCGGCCTACACGTCCTCAGAAGCATCGGG CTCGCTGGAGATCCGACAGAAGAAGTGGCCAACACGAGAAGGTTCAGAGGCTGGGTCACTGATGCGGTGTACATGCGCCACGTTCACAAGGTTGCCATAGCAACTGACTGCAAGGACCTGCACTTTGTCAATGTCTCTACGGGGAGTGTGTTCGAGGACGTCCACCTATTTG GGTTTCATTGTGTCCCCACTGCTCTTTGTTACTGGCACGATGTCCAG TATCCAGAGCGTCCCCCTCTGCTGCTACTGGGGGATGAAAAGGGTGGAGTCCACCTGATGTGGTTCCTGAACCCATCTAAAGGTCTTTTTAAGAATCCCTCCAAGAAACAGAACGGTCCTTATAGGATCTATTTCCCG GACCTGAGCGAACACAGCAACACGGTGTCCCACCGCTACGTCCCCAACGTTCACCAGGAGCCAATAAACAGACTGATGTTCGATCCCAGCAGCAATGTCATCATGACTTCGTCGGAGAGCGACTCCAGCTCTGTGGTCTTTTTCAGCGTGACATCAAAGCGGGAGCCATACATTTGGAAAATTAACCAG GGTGCTAAATGTTTCGACTACAGTGCgtctctgcagctgctggtcACAGGAGGTTGTGACCGCGCCGTCAGGCTGTGGACTCGCTTTGTGACCACACGTCCTGTTGCTACACTGCTGGGTCACTGCACCACGATACTGGATGTTGCAATCTACCAACCTGTTGGGCAGATCTTCAGTTACTCCAGAGATGCT GAGCTGAGGGTTTGGGACATTTCCACGCATCGCTGTCTTAAAACTGTCCGCCTGCACTTCCCATGCCTGCAGCCGGGTCGAATCCCAGAACACGGCAACTTTCCGTTCCTGCTCGTGAGCCCTCCTcatcctgcagagacacagccTCACTTAGTGGTGGGATGCAAAGACTATCTGGCACTGTTCAATCTGGCCCAgacaagaagaggaggaggaggtggatggTTGACCAACGAAGACAGCGAATTTGGATCAGAATGTCCAAATGGGGCCGAGCTCTCCTGTGCCCTGTACAACCCCACCCTCAGACAGGTGGTGACGGGACATGCCAACTCATCTGTGACTCTGTGGGACGTAGAGACAGGCCGGAAGTGGCTCCAGATCTTAAATGCTCACGGAGAAGATGAGCTGCTCTGCATGACACTGGATGCCTCCCACAGGAGACTCATTACAGGAGCTGGCAACAGCACCATTAAG GTGTGGAACTTACTAAATGGCCTTAACCTGCACAAGCTGGAGCCTGTCACCAACTCTGAAGTCACCAGGTTGacctgtctccatgacaacaagcTGCTGGCCGTGGGGTGGAGCCAGCGAATCGTTCAGTATGACATCGCGGCGGCAAAG GACTTGTATGTGAGAGCAGACATGTCGTGGAAGTCCGGCGGTGTCCATACGTCGGACATCCTGGCAGTGGGTCAGTGTTCTGCTCTGGGCGTCGTTGCCACGGCAAGTCACGATGGAGACGTCGTCATCTGGAGGCTGGAGACACAGGGACCAGTGCTTCACctacagagagacagggagacagg AGTGGCGCCCCCTGTGGACAACCTCTTGTTCCTGCAGCATCGAGCTCGCAGCAGGAAGCTGAGAAACAAAGGTGTGCTGGTGTCGTCACAGGCTGGCCGCCTGTGCTTCTGGAGCGTCACCGCTCAGACTCGCACATACG GTCAGTTTTATGCTCCAGAGCGGCCAGGTGCACGAGTGCTGAGCCTGAGCTCAGATCAGCCAAAAAACACAATCCTGGTCTCTGGAGACTCAACAGGTTGGCTTCAGGTGTGGGATATCTCTGACTACGCACTGGACATGCAACAAGAA acGGTCAGTGAGCGGCCTCCTCGGCTGCAGCGCTGGAGGGCACATGAGCGAGGAGTGGTGAGCGTGGACGTCCTCGAGGTGGACGACAGACTGTTCGTCCTCTCGGCCTCTGTGGACGGTTCTGCCGGCCTGTGGACGAAGGAGGGAGATCACGTGGGAGCTTTTGGACAGGAGGTGATGTGGAATATCGCAGTTGCAGCTGCGAATCGGAC tgagacagagaggaagcagagggaGGATACAGgcggggaggggaggagggagagtgacGACGCCACTGGACCCACTGACTGTCACACGTCACGGGGAGAATGCAGTTGTGAAG CTTCACCCACCGGCTCAGCAGAGAATGACCATGAGCAACCTCAGCAACCCATG tatcTCTGTGAGGAGACGCCTCTTTGA
- the fam20a gene encoding pseudokinase FAM20A, producing the protein MMRRDRLVLVATLMAILSADLYFILLPKLRSIVRGSGQFCSCGHSNFTLPKLEGLATPQLFNWTSASTLTLATTTDPAHGGSKLGNLFAHPLYNIQTPPLEPEEKLLEGKQLMEYYRKKVSRWERNMKLYREVAAASNTTLTQPKVTFDPDASWLKFHLGISRYALYSRDDPAIPRLLEDMENMSIINADYTDDEKALKGSCDCTKVVKPSGHHLKLALKMKNFAKAMFKPMRQQRDDVTPEDFFYFVDFQRHNAEIAAFHLDRILDFRRVPPVAGRLLNITGEVLQVTHTMDLRSVFFTSPAKNTCFFAKCLYVCKTEYAVCGNPDLLEGSLSAYLPGLSVAPRISIPNPWTRSYTFTGREEWEVNPFYCDNIKQLYPYNSGNRLLNIIDMSIFDFLTGNMDRHHYEIFTKFGDEGFLLHLDNARGFGKHSQDEMSILAPLTQCCMIKRSTLVRLQLLTRPEFRLGDVMSESLRGDPLHPVLTEPHLRALDRRLQKILRVVRRCVRRLGEDEVITKDFVRSQSATEMTETR; encoded by the exons ATGATGAGGAGGGACCGCCTGGTTCTGGTCGCAACCCTCATGGCCATCCTCTCTGCTGACCTCTACTTTATTCTCCTGCCAAAGCTGAGGAGCATCGTGCGAGGTTCGGGGCAGTTCTGCTCATGTGGCCACAGCAACTTCACCCTCCCCAAACTGGAAGGACTGGCCACCCCTCAACTCTTCAACTGGACCTCAGCGTCGACCCTGACCCTTGCTACGACGACTGACCCCGCACATGGGGGCTCGAAGCTGGGGAACCTGTTTGCTCATCCTCTCTATAACATCCAGACGCCGCCACTGGAGCCGGAGGAGAAGCTGCTGGAGGGAAAGCAGCTGATGGAGTATTACAGGAAGAAGGTGTCACGCTGGGAAAG GAATATGAAACTGTACCGCGAGGTAGCAGCTGCCTCTAACACCACGCTTACCCAGCCaaaagtgacctttgaccccgaCGCCAGCTGGCTGAAGTTCCACCTAGGAATCAGCCGCTACGCCCTGTACTCCCGCGATGACCCCGCCATCCCACGGCTGCTCGAGGACATGGAGAACATGTCCATCATCAATGCCG attaCACTGACGATGAAAAGGCCCTAAAAGGATCATGTGACTGTACTAAAG tggTGAAGCCCAGTGGTCATCACCTCAAACTggcactgaaaatgaaaaactttGCCAAAGCCATGTTCAAACCAATGAG gcaGCAGAGGGACGACGTGACTCCCGAGGATTTCTTCTACTTTGTTGACTTCCAGAGGCACAACGCAGAGATCGCTGCCTTTCACCTGGACAG GATCCTGGACTTCCGCAGAGTTCCGCCAGTCGCTGGACGGCTGCTGAACATCACAGGAGAAGTtctgcaggtcacacacacCATGGACTTACGCAGTGTCTTCTTCACCTCACCGG CCAAAAACACGTGTTTCTTTGCCAAGTGTCTGTACGTGTGTAAGACTGAATACGCCGTGTGTGGAAACCCTGACCTGCTGGAAGGATCTCTGTCCGCGTACCTGCCCGGCCTCAGCGTCGCACCACGCATCTCCATCCCCAACCCCTGGACACGTTCATACACTTTCACTGGGCGAGAAGA GTGGGAAGTGAATCCGTTCTACTGTGACAACATAAAGCAGCTGTATCCGTACAACTCTGGCAACAGACTCCTCAACATCATAGACATGTCCATCTTTGACTTCCTCACAG GAAACATGGACAGACACCACTATGAGATTTTTACCAAGTTCGGAGACGAAGGATTCCTCCTTCACTTGGACAACGCCAGagg gtttgggaaacattctCAGGACGAGATGTCCATCCTGGCTCCACTGACTCAGTGCTGCAT gATAAAGCGTTCCACACTCGTGCGTCTCCAGCTCCTGACGCGACCAGAGTTCAGGCTCGGCGACGTGATGAGCGAGTCCCTGCGGGGAGACCCTTTACATCCAGTCCTGACGGAGCCGCACCTCCGAGCACTCGACCGGCGCTTACAGAAGATCCTGCGAGTCGTCCGACGCTGCGTCCGGCGACTCGGGGAGGACGAGGTGATCACCAAGGACTTTGTCAGATCTCAGTCTGCCACAGAGATGACGGAGACCAGGTAG